The Lycium barbarum isolate Lr01 chromosome 10, ASM1917538v2, whole genome shotgun sequence genome includes a region encoding these proteins:
- the LOC132616168 gene encoding sodium/calcium exchanger NCL-like isoform X2, translating into MPSILNCTSLLLLNFFTVTIKNFFQLSGSEINTQWISDGVVEHKFKNRSKYLSLGSSEELSTGDKCIHMYGFFPCAENIGGYLFMIVTFQYLLILGEKVLAIGSNRLFSILDTGIFGASIFPTLITWPRIVMAFVSGLLVSREQAQVSVSSALGSNVGSSVLNLTVLWGICVILGRQNISGNSNTQSSAEPPSSTLKLEDLKSKGIITNNLTGYIAGIMFLSLAPFTIMLFGDIISSSVGKRITILIALIVSVTFLLSYFSYQMWNPLIQQKSLEYIKHEQLVQVFVQHIQRQARGNLFKGGCPDINALKRLFAKTDKDRSHSITVTELEELVKQLESEKVKVDGNFALSTLSRIFDKNKDERINEEEFIEGCKKLLQEAKDDSTSKKLLDEVIKAYTEGQRKEMDKIQELVPRVLKQIQNQAIESENLLKDDGSPNIESIKRLFRKLDGDHNSYLIPSELEKLTENVKFREARLNRKTSVKEIMKDFDQNDDHMIDENEFLRGMTYWLHNAKQTTKEHHDKVMWGEVDKFLDEAERENNKGFDYSLVLKWEFCKSVLQVILGIAILTLCADPIMDNIIRLARAIDVPSFFLSFVIVPLAINARTAITAITLLSSANQQTSTTSSLTFSEIYVGVILNNIMGMSTVLTVLYAKDLRWEYSAEVLVSMVICAVTGFFAFIRTTYPLWTCIVAFLFYPIALVLLYIFQ; encoded by the exons ATGCCATCAATATTAAATTGtacttcattattattattaaattttTTCACCGTCACTATAAAGAACTTTTTCCAATTATCAG GTTCAGAAATCAATACTCAATGGATCTCAGATGGAGTTGTTGAACACAAATTCAAGAATCGATCAAAATATCTAAGTCTAGGCAGCTCAGAGGAACTTTCTACAGGGGATaaatgtatacatatgtatggtTTTTTTCCATGTGCAGAGAATATTGGAGGGTACTTATTTATGATTGTCACATTTCAGTACTTGTTGATTCTTGGTGAGAAAGTACTGGCCATTGGAAGCAACAGGCTTTTTAGTATTCTTGACACTGGAATTTTTGGTGCAAGTATATTTCCAACACTCATAACTTGGCCAAGAATTGTTATGGCCTTTG tATCTGGATTACTGGTTAGTAGAGAGCAAGCTCAAGTATCAGTATCTTCTGCACTTGGTTCTAATGTTGGTTCTAGTGTCTTGAATCTTACTGTGCTCTGGGGCATATGTGTTATACTTGGGAGACAAAATATCTCAGGGAATTCAAACACACAAAGTAGTGCAGAACCTCCTTCTTCTACTTTGAAATTGGAGGACTTGAAGA GTAAAGGAATCATAACAAACAATCTTACTGGTTATATAGCTGGAATCATGTTTCTATCGCTTGCCCCATTCACAATAATGCTATTCGGCGATATCATCAGCTCATCAGTAGGAAAGCGTATCACCATACTTATTGCTCTTATTGTATCAGTCACATTTTTGCTGTCATATTTCTCGTATCAG ATGTGGAATCCATTGATTCAACAAAAGAGTTTAGAGTACATAAAACACGAACAACTGGTGCAAGTTTTTGTGCAGCATATCCAAAGGCAAGCAAGAGGAAATCTCTTTAAAGGAGGCTGTCCTGACATTAACGCGCTTAAAAG ATTATTTGCCAAAACAGACAAAGATAGGAGCCACTCAATAACAGTCACTGAACTAGAAGAACTGGTAAAACAACTTGAATCTGAAAAGGTTAAAGTGGATGGTAACTTTGCCTTGTCAACACTGTCAAGAATATTCGACAAAAACAAAGATGAAAGGATAAACGAAGAAGAGTTCATTGAGGGATGCAAGAAGTTATTACAGGAAGCTAAGGACGATTCCACCTCAAAGAAACTTCTTGATGAG gtaATTAAAGCATACACGGAGGGGCAACGAAAAGAGATGGATAAGATTCAGGAGCTCGTGCCAAGAGTCTTGAAGCAAATTCAGAACCAGGCAATTGAATCCGAGAACCTTCTAAAAGATGATGGCAGCCCCAACATTGAATCCATTAAAag GCTCTTCCGTAAGTTAGATGGTGATCACAACAGTTATTTAATTCCATCAGAACTGGAGAAGCTAACAGAAAATGTCAAATTCAGAGAGGCACGCTTAAATCGCAAAACCTCTGTAAAGGAAATTATGAAGGATTTCGATCAAAATGATGATCACATGATTGATGAAAATGAGTTTCTTCGTGGTATGACATATTGGCTTCATAATGCCAAGCAAACTACCAAAGAACATCATGATAAG GTGATGTGGGGGGAAGTCGACAAGTTCTTGGATGAGGCAGAAAGAGAAAACAATAAAGGTTTCGACTACTCTTTGGTGTTAAAATGGGAATTCTGCAAGTCTGTATTGCAAGTGATTTTAGGCATTGCTATATTAACATTGTGTGCCGATCCAATCATGGATAATATTATCCGACTAGCACGTGCAATTGACGTGCCTTCTTTCTTCCTATCATTTGTGATAGTTCCTCTTGCTATCAATGCAAGAACTGCAATAACAGCAATAACTTTATTATCTTCAGCAAACCAGCAGACTTCCACAACTTCTTCTTTGACATTTTCTGAG ATCTATGTGGGGGTGATCTTGAACAACATTATGGGGATGTCAACGGTGTTAACTGTATTGTACGCGAAGGACTTGAGATGGGAGTATTCAGCTGAAGTGTTGGTATCTATGGTGATCTGTGCTGTAACTGGCTTTTTTGCATTCATCCGTACCACTTATCCACTTTGGACTTGTATCGTAGCTTTCTTGTTTTATCCTATTGCACTTGTACTACTttatattttccaatag
- the LOC132616168 gene encoding sodium/calcium exchanger NCL1-like isoform X1 — translation MAARFSFFFITILILVFTKVEGRVLKLEGSEINTQWISDGVVEHKFKNRSKYLSLGSSEELSTGDKCIHMYGFFPCAENIGGYLFMIVTFQYLLILGEKVLAIGSNRLFSILDTGIFGASIFPTLITWPRIVMAFVSGLLVSREQAQVSVSSALGSNVGSSVLNLTVLWGICVILGRQNISGNSNTQSSAEPPSSTLKLEDLKSKGIITNNLTGYIAGIMFLSLAPFTIMLFGDIISSSVGKRITILIALIVSVTFLLSYFSYQMWNPLIQQKSLEYIKHEQLVQVFVQHIQRQARGNLFKGGCPDINALKRLFAKTDKDRSHSITVTELEELVKQLESEKVKVDGNFALSTLSRIFDKNKDERINEEEFIEGCKKLLQEAKDDSTSKKLLDEVIKAYTEGQRKEMDKIQELVPRVLKQIQNQAIESENLLKDDGSPNIESIKRLFRKLDGDHNSYLIPSELEKLTENVKFREARLNRKTSVKEIMKDFDQNDDHMIDENEFLRGMTYWLHNAKQTTKEHHDKVMWGEVDKFLDEAERENNKGFDYSLVLKWEFCKSVLQVILGIAILTLCADPIMDNIIRLARAIDVPSFFLSFVIVPLAINARTAITAITLLSSANQQTSTTSSLTFSEIYVGVILNNIMGMSTVLTVLYAKDLRWEYSAEVLVSMVICAVTGFFAFIRTTYPLWTCIVAFLFYPIALVLLYIFQ, via the exons ATGGCTGCTagattttctttcttctttatcaCAATTTTGATCTTGGTTTTCACCAAAGTTGAAGGTCGTGTTCTTAAACTTGAAGGTTCAGAAATCAATACTCAATGGATCTCAGATGGAGTTGTTGAACACAAATTCAAGAATCGATCAAAATATCTAAGTCTAGGCAGCTCAGAGGAACTTTCTACAGGGGATaaatgtatacatatgtatggtTTTTTTCCATGTGCAGAGAATATTGGAGGGTACTTATTTATGATTGTCACATTTCAGTACTTGTTGATTCTTGGTGAGAAAGTACTGGCCATTGGAAGCAACAGGCTTTTTAGTATTCTTGACACTGGAATTTTTGGTGCAAGTATATTTCCAACACTCATAACTTGGCCAAGAATTGTTATGGCCTTTG tATCTGGATTACTGGTTAGTAGAGAGCAAGCTCAAGTATCAGTATCTTCTGCACTTGGTTCTAATGTTGGTTCTAGTGTCTTGAATCTTACTGTGCTCTGGGGCATATGTGTTATACTTGGGAGACAAAATATCTCAGGGAATTCAAACACACAAAGTAGTGCAGAACCTCCTTCTTCTACTTTGAAATTGGAGGACTTGAAGA GTAAAGGAATCATAACAAACAATCTTACTGGTTATATAGCTGGAATCATGTTTCTATCGCTTGCCCCATTCACAATAATGCTATTCGGCGATATCATCAGCTCATCAGTAGGAAAGCGTATCACCATACTTATTGCTCTTATTGTATCAGTCACATTTTTGCTGTCATATTTCTCGTATCAG ATGTGGAATCCATTGATTCAACAAAAGAGTTTAGAGTACATAAAACACGAACAACTGGTGCAAGTTTTTGTGCAGCATATCCAAAGGCAAGCAAGAGGAAATCTCTTTAAAGGAGGCTGTCCTGACATTAACGCGCTTAAAAG ATTATTTGCCAAAACAGACAAAGATAGGAGCCACTCAATAACAGTCACTGAACTAGAAGAACTGGTAAAACAACTTGAATCTGAAAAGGTTAAAGTGGATGGTAACTTTGCCTTGTCAACACTGTCAAGAATATTCGACAAAAACAAAGATGAAAGGATAAACGAAGAAGAGTTCATTGAGGGATGCAAGAAGTTATTACAGGAAGCTAAGGACGATTCCACCTCAAAGAAACTTCTTGATGAG gtaATTAAAGCATACACGGAGGGGCAACGAAAAGAGATGGATAAGATTCAGGAGCTCGTGCCAAGAGTCTTGAAGCAAATTCAGAACCAGGCAATTGAATCCGAGAACCTTCTAAAAGATGATGGCAGCCCCAACATTGAATCCATTAAAag GCTCTTCCGTAAGTTAGATGGTGATCACAACAGTTATTTAATTCCATCAGAACTGGAGAAGCTAACAGAAAATGTCAAATTCAGAGAGGCACGCTTAAATCGCAAAACCTCTGTAAAGGAAATTATGAAGGATTTCGATCAAAATGATGATCACATGATTGATGAAAATGAGTTTCTTCGTGGTATGACATATTGGCTTCATAATGCCAAGCAAACTACCAAAGAACATCATGATAAG GTGATGTGGGGGGAAGTCGACAAGTTCTTGGATGAGGCAGAAAGAGAAAACAATAAAGGTTTCGACTACTCTTTGGTGTTAAAATGGGAATTCTGCAAGTCTGTATTGCAAGTGATTTTAGGCATTGCTATATTAACATTGTGTGCCGATCCAATCATGGATAATATTATCCGACTAGCACGTGCAATTGACGTGCCTTCTTTCTTCCTATCATTTGTGATAGTTCCTCTTGCTATCAATGCAAGAACTGCAATAACAGCAATAACTTTATTATCTTCAGCAAACCAGCAGACTTCCACAACTTCTTCTTTGACATTTTCTGAG ATCTATGTGGGGGTGATCTTGAACAACATTATGGGGATGTCAACGGTGTTAACTGTATTGTACGCGAAGGACTTGAGATGGGAGTATTCAGCTGAAGTGTTGGTATCTATGGTGATCTGTGCTGTAACTGGCTTTTTTGCATTCATCCGTACCACTTATCCACTTTGGACTTGTATCGTAGCTTTCTTGTTTTATCCTATTGCACTTGTACTACTttatattttccaatag
- the LOC132616168 gene encoding sodium/calcium exchanger NCL1-like isoform X3, whose amino-acid sequence MAARFSFFFITILILVFTKVEGRVLKLEGSEINTQWISDGVVEHKFKNRSKYLSLGSSEELSTGDKCIHMYGFFPCAENIGGYLFMIVTFQYLLILGEKVLAIGSNRLFSILDTGIFGASIFPTLITWPRIVMAFGKGIITNNLTGYIAGIMFLSLAPFTIMLFGDIISSSVGKRITILIALIVSVTFLLSYFSYQMWNPLIQQKSLEYIKHEQLVQVFVQHIQRQARGNLFKGGCPDINALKRLFAKTDKDRSHSITVTELEELVKQLESEKVKVDGNFALSTLSRIFDKNKDERINEEEFIEGCKKLLQEAKDDSTSKKLLDEVIKAYTEGQRKEMDKIQELVPRVLKQIQNQAIESENLLKDDGSPNIESIKRLFRKLDGDHNSYLIPSELEKLTENVKFREARLNRKTSVKEIMKDFDQNDDHMIDENEFLRGMTYWLHNAKQTTKEHHDKVMWGEVDKFLDEAERENNKGFDYSLVLKWEFCKSVLQVILGIAILTLCADPIMDNIIRLARAIDVPSFFLSFVIVPLAINARTAITAITLLSSANQQTSTTSSLTFSEIYVGVILNNIMGMSTVLTVLYAKDLRWEYSAEVLVSMVICAVTGFFAFIRTTYPLWTCIVAFLFYPIALVLLYIFQ is encoded by the exons ATGGCTGCTagattttctttcttctttatcaCAATTTTGATCTTGGTTTTCACCAAAGTTGAAGGTCGTGTTCTTAAACTTGAAGGTTCAGAAATCAATACTCAATGGATCTCAGATGGAGTTGTTGAACACAAATTCAAGAATCGATCAAAATATCTAAGTCTAGGCAGCTCAGAGGAACTTTCTACAGGGGATaaatgtatacatatgtatggtTTTTTTCCATGTGCAGAGAATATTGGAGGGTACTTATTTATGATTGTCACATTTCAGTACTTGTTGATTCTTGGTGAGAAAGTACTGGCCATTGGAAGCAACAGGCTTTTTAGTATTCTTGACACTGGAATTTTTGGTGCAAGTATATTTCCAACACTCATAACTTGGCCAAGAATTGTTATGGCCTTTG GTAAAGGAATCATAACAAACAATCTTACTGGTTATATAGCTGGAATCATGTTTCTATCGCTTGCCCCATTCACAATAATGCTATTCGGCGATATCATCAGCTCATCAGTAGGAAAGCGTATCACCATACTTATTGCTCTTATTGTATCAGTCACATTTTTGCTGTCATATTTCTCGTATCAG ATGTGGAATCCATTGATTCAACAAAAGAGTTTAGAGTACATAAAACACGAACAACTGGTGCAAGTTTTTGTGCAGCATATCCAAAGGCAAGCAAGAGGAAATCTCTTTAAAGGAGGCTGTCCTGACATTAACGCGCTTAAAAG ATTATTTGCCAAAACAGACAAAGATAGGAGCCACTCAATAACAGTCACTGAACTAGAAGAACTGGTAAAACAACTTGAATCTGAAAAGGTTAAAGTGGATGGTAACTTTGCCTTGTCAACACTGTCAAGAATATTCGACAAAAACAAAGATGAAAGGATAAACGAAGAAGAGTTCATTGAGGGATGCAAGAAGTTATTACAGGAAGCTAAGGACGATTCCACCTCAAAGAAACTTCTTGATGAG gtaATTAAAGCATACACGGAGGGGCAACGAAAAGAGATGGATAAGATTCAGGAGCTCGTGCCAAGAGTCTTGAAGCAAATTCAGAACCAGGCAATTGAATCCGAGAACCTTCTAAAAGATGATGGCAGCCCCAACATTGAATCCATTAAAag GCTCTTCCGTAAGTTAGATGGTGATCACAACAGTTATTTAATTCCATCAGAACTGGAGAAGCTAACAGAAAATGTCAAATTCAGAGAGGCACGCTTAAATCGCAAAACCTCTGTAAAGGAAATTATGAAGGATTTCGATCAAAATGATGATCACATGATTGATGAAAATGAGTTTCTTCGTGGTATGACATATTGGCTTCATAATGCCAAGCAAACTACCAAAGAACATCATGATAAG GTGATGTGGGGGGAAGTCGACAAGTTCTTGGATGAGGCAGAAAGAGAAAACAATAAAGGTTTCGACTACTCTTTGGTGTTAAAATGGGAATTCTGCAAGTCTGTATTGCAAGTGATTTTAGGCATTGCTATATTAACATTGTGTGCCGATCCAATCATGGATAATATTATCCGACTAGCACGTGCAATTGACGTGCCTTCTTTCTTCCTATCATTTGTGATAGTTCCTCTTGCTATCAATGCAAGAACTGCAATAACAGCAATAACTTTATTATCTTCAGCAAACCAGCAGACTTCCACAACTTCTTCTTTGACATTTTCTGAG ATCTATGTGGGGGTGATCTTGAACAACATTATGGGGATGTCAACGGTGTTAACTGTATTGTACGCGAAGGACTTGAGATGGGAGTATTCAGCTGAAGTGTTGGTATCTATGGTGATCTGTGCTGTAACTGGCTTTTTTGCATTCATCCGTACCACTTATCCACTTTGGACTTGTATCGTAGCTTTCTTGTTTTATCCTATTGCACTTGTACTACTttatattttccaatag
- the LOC132616168 gene encoding sodium/calcium exchanger NCL1-like isoform X4 yields MYGFFPCAENIGGYLFMIVTFQYLLILGEKVLAIGSNRLFSILDTGIFGASIFPTLITWPRIVMAFVSGLLVSREQAQVSVSSALGSNVGSSVLNLTVLWGICVILGRQNISGNSNTQSSAEPPSSTLKLEDLKSKGIITNNLTGYIAGIMFLSLAPFTIMLFGDIISSSVGKRITILIALIVSVTFLLSYFSYQMWNPLIQQKSLEYIKHEQLVQVFVQHIQRQARGNLFKGGCPDINALKRLFAKTDKDRSHSITVTELEELVKQLESEKVKVDGNFALSTLSRIFDKNKDERINEEEFIEGCKKLLQEAKDDSTSKKLLDEVIKAYTEGQRKEMDKIQELVPRVLKQIQNQAIESENLLKDDGSPNIESIKRLFRKLDGDHNSYLIPSELEKLTENVKFREARLNRKTSVKEIMKDFDQNDDHMIDENEFLRGMTYWLHNAKQTTKEHHDKVMWGEVDKFLDEAERENNKGFDYSLVLKWEFCKSVLQVILGIAILTLCADPIMDNIIRLARAIDVPSFFLSFVIVPLAINARTAITAITLLSSANQQTSTTSSLTFSEIYVGVILNNIMGMSTVLTVLYAKDLRWEYSAEVLVSMVICAVTGFFAFIRTTYPLWTCIVAFLFYPIALVLLYIFQ; encoded by the exons atgtatggtTTTTTTCCATGTGCAGAGAATATTGGAGGGTACTTATTTATGATTGTCACATTTCAGTACTTGTTGATTCTTGGTGAGAAAGTACTGGCCATTGGAAGCAACAGGCTTTTTAGTATTCTTGACACTGGAATTTTTGGTGCAAGTATATTTCCAACACTCATAACTTGGCCAAGAATTGTTATGGCCTTTG tATCTGGATTACTGGTTAGTAGAGAGCAAGCTCAAGTATCAGTATCTTCTGCACTTGGTTCTAATGTTGGTTCTAGTGTCTTGAATCTTACTGTGCTCTGGGGCATATGTGTTATACTTGGGAGACAAAATATCTCAGGGAATTCAAACACACAAAGTAGTGCAGAACCTCCTTCTTCTACTTTGAAATTGGAGGACTTGAAGA GTAAAGGAATCATAACAAACAATCTTACTGGTTATATAGCTGGAATCATGTTTCTATCGCTTGCCCCATTCACAATAATGCTATTCGGCGATATCATCAGCTCATCAGTAGGAAAGCGTATCACCATACTTATTGCTCTTATTGTATCAGTCACATTTTTGCTGTCATATTTCTCGTATCAG ATGTGGAATCCATTGATTCAACAAAAGAGTTTAGAGTACATAAAACACGAACAACTGGTGCAAGTTTTTGTGCAGCATATCCAAAGGCAAGCAAGAGGAAATCTCTTTAAAGGAGGCTGTCCTGACATTAACGCGCTTAAAAG ATTATTTGCCAAAACAGACAAAGATAGGAGCCACTCAATAACAGTCACTGAACTAGAAGAACTGGTAAAACAACTTGAATCTGAAAAGGTTAAAGTGGATGGTAACTTTGCCTTGTCAACACTGTCAAGAATATTCGACAAAAACAAAGATGAAAGGATAAACGAAGAAGAGTTCATTGAGGGATGCAAGAAGTTATTACAGGAAGCTAAGGACGATTCCACCTCAAAGAAACTTCTTGATGAG gtaATTAAAGCATACACGGAGGGGCAACGAAAAGAGATGGATAAGATTCAGGAGCTCGTGCCAAGAGTCTTGAAGCAAATTCAGAACCAGGCAATTGAATCCGAGAACCTTCTAAAAGATGATGGCAGCCCCAACATTGAATCCATTAAAag GCTCTTCCGTAAGTTAGATGGTGATCACAACAGTTATTTAATTCCATCAGAACTGGAGAAGCTAACAGAAAATGTCAAATTCAGAGAGGCACGCTTAAATCGCAAAACCTCTGTAAAGGAAATTATGAAGGATTTCGATCAAAATGATGATCACATGATTGATGAAAATGAGTTTCTTCGTGGTATGACATATTGGCTTCATAATGCCAAGCAAACTACCAAAGAACATCATGATAAG GTGATGTGGGGGGAAGTCGACAAGTTCTTGGATGAGGCAGAAAGAGAAAACAATAAAGGTTTCGACTACTCTTTGGTGTTAAAATGGGAATTCTGCAAGTCTGTATTGCAAGTGATTTTAGGCATTGCTATATTAACATTGTGTGCCGATCCAATCATGGATAATATTATCCGACTAGCACGTGCAATTGACGTGCCTTCTTTCTTCCTATCATTTGTGATAGTTCCTCTTGCTATCAATGCAAGAACTGCAATAACAGCAATAACTTTATTATCTTCAGCAAACCAGCAGACTTCCACAACTTCTTCTTTGACATTTTCTGAG ATCTATGTGGGGGTGATCTTGAACAACATTATGGGGATGTCAACGGTGTTAACTGTATTGTACGCGAAGGACTTGAGATGGGAGTATTCAGCTGAAGTGTTGGTATCTATGGTGATCTGTGCTGTAACTGGCTTTTTTGCATTCATCCGTACCACTTATCCACTTTGGACTTGTATCGTAGCTTTCTTGTTTTATCCTATTGCACTTGTACTACTttatattttccaatag
- the LOC132616168 gene encoding sodium/calcium exchanger NCL2-like isoform X5 yields the protein MAFVSGLLVSREQAQVSVSSALGSNVGSSVLNLTVLWGICVILGRQNISGNSNTQSSAEPPSSTLKLEDLKSKGIITNNLTGYIAGIMFLSLAPFTIMLFGDIISSSVGKRITILIALIVSVTFLLSYFSYQMWNPLIQQKSLEYIKHEQLVQVFVQHIQRQARGNLFKGGCPDINALKRLFAKTDKDRSHSITVTELEELVKQLESEKVKVDGNFALSTLSRIFDKNKDERINEEEFIEGCKKLLQEAKDDSTSKKLLDEVIKAYTEGQRKEMDKIQELVPRVLKQIQNQAIESENLLKDDGSPNIESIKRLFRKLDGDHNSYLIPSELEKLTENVKFREARLNRKTSVKEIMKDFDQNDDHMIDENEFLRGMTYWLHNAKQTTKEHHDKVMWGEVDKFLDEAERENNKGFDYSLVLKWEFCKSVLQVILGIAILTLCADPIMDNIIRLARAIDVPSFFLSFVIVPLAINARTAITAITLLSSANQQTSTTSSLTFSEIYVGVILNNIMGMSTVLTVLYAKDLRWEYSAEVLVSMVICAVTGFFAFIRTTYPLWTCIVAFLFYPIALVLLYIFQ from the exons ATGGCCTTTG tATCTGGATTACTGGTTAGTAGAGAGCAAGCTCAAGTATCAGTATCTTCTGCACTTGGTTCTAATGTTGGTTCTAGTGTCTTGAATCTTACTGTGCTCTGGGGCATATGTGTTATACTTGGGAGACAAAATATCTCAGGGAATTCAAACACACAAAGTAGTGCAGAACCTCCTTCTTCTACTTTGAAATTGGAGGACTTGAAGA GTAAAGGAATCATAACAAACAATCTTACTGGTTATATAGCTGGAATCATGTTTCTATCGCTTGCCCCATTCACAATAATGCTATTCGGCGATATCATCAGCTCATCAGTAGGAAAGCGTATCACCATACTTATTGCTCTTATTGTATCAGTCACATTTTTGCTGTCATATTTCTCGTATCAG ATGTGGAATCCATTGATTCAACAAAAGAGTTTAGAGTACATAAAACACGAACAACTGGTGCAAGTTTTTGTGCAGCATATCCAAAGGCAAGCAAGAGGAAATCTCTTTAAAGGAGGCTGTCCTGACATTAACGCGCTTAAAAG ATTATTTGCCAAAACAGACAAAGATAGGAGCCACTCAATAACAGTCACTGAACTAGAAGAACTGGTAAAACAACTTGAATCTGAAAAGGTTAAAGTGGATGGTAACTTTGCCTTGTCAACACTGTCAAGAATATTCGACAAAAACAAAGATGAAAGGATAAACGAAGAAGAGTTCATTGAGGGATGCAAGAAGTTATTACAGGAAGCTAAGGACGATTCCACCTCAAAGAAACTTCTTGATGAG gtaATTAAAGCATACACGGAGGGGCAACGAAAAGAGATGGATAAGATTCAGGAGCTCGTGCCAAGAGTCTTGAAGCAAATTCAGAACCAGGCAATTGAATCCGAGAACCTTCTAAAAGATGATGGCAGCCCCAACATTGAATCCATTAAAag GCTCTTCCGTAAGTTAGATGGTGATCACAACAGTTATTTAATTCCATCAGAACTGGAGAAGCTAACAGAAAATGTCAAATTCAGAGAGGCACGCTTAAATCGCAAAACCTCTGTAAAGGAAATTATGAAGGATTTCGATCAAAATGATGATCACATGATTGATGAAAATGAGTTTCTTCGTGGTATGACATATTGGCTTCATAATGCCAAGCAAACTACCAAAGAACATCATGATAAG GTGATGTGGGGGGAAGTCGACAAGTTCTTGGATGAGGCAGAAAGAGAAAACAATAAAGGTTTCGACTACTCTTTGGTGTTAAAATGGGAATTCTGCAAGTCTGTATTGCAAGTGATTTTAGGCATTGCTATATTAACATTGTGTGCCGATCCAATCATGGATAATATTATCCGACTAGCACGTGCAATTGACGTGCCTTCTTTCTTCCTATCATTTGTGATAGTTCCTCTTGCTATCAATGCAAGAACTGCAATAACAGCAATAACTTTATTATCTTCAGCAAACCAGCAGACTTCCACAACTTCTTCTTTGACATTTTCTGAG ATCTATGTGGGGGTGATCTTGAACAACATTATGGGGATGTCAACGGTGTTAACTGTATTGTACGCGAAGGACTTGAGATGGGAGTATTCAGCTGAAGTGTTGGTATCTATGGTGATCTGTGCTGTAACTGGCTTTTTTGCATTCATCCGTACCACTTATCCACTTTGGACTTGTATCGTAGCTTTCTTGTTTTATCCTATTGCACTTGTACTACTttatattttccaatag